A single region of the Chryseobacterium sp. 6424 genome encodes:
- a CDS encoding ParA family protein has protein sequence MIITFATQKGGAGKTTLAIAFANYLALQKKEIHVFDFDFQKSFYNKWMEDEDLNLPKLYEVQISEDNHAPFSDFETLMKMKSDDAVYLFDLAGTLDMKYTDILQYSDFIIIPFEYSDISTKSTLVFINFLGLLESEAGKIFIRSRYEKNFEYPNKPMMDEEISRFGKLITQPVLKRNILQKINTRSLKGPQRLAVRDVFSEVMEHIEKASKDK, from the coding sequence ATGATTATCACATTTGCCACACAGAAAGGCGGCGCCGGAAAAACCACGCTTGCCATTGCCTTTGCCAATTATCTCGCCTTACAGAAAAAGGAAATCCACGTTTTCGATTTCGATTTTCAGAAATCTTTCTACAACAAGTGGATGGAGGATGAAGACTTGAATCTCCCCAAACTGTACGAGGTTCAGATTTCGGAGGACAATCATGCTCCCTTCTCCGATTTTGAAACGCTGATGAAGATGAAGTCCGACGACGCGGTCTATCTTTTCGACCTTGCCGGAACACTCGATATGAAGTATACCGACATCCTTCAATACAGCGACTTTATCATCATTCCTTTTGAATATTCCGACATCTCCACCAAATCGACCTTGGTCTTCATCAACTTTTTGGGGCTTTTGGAAAGTGAAGCCGGAAAGATTTTCATCCGTTCACGCTACGAAAAAAATTTTGAGTATCCGAACAAGCCTATGATGGACGAGGAAATTTCAAGGTTCGGAAAACTTATTACCCAACCTGTCCTCAAACGGAACATCCTTCAGAAAATCAACACCCGCTCGCTAAAAGGTCCCCAAAGACTTGCCGTGAGAGATGTTTTCTCGGAAGTGATGGAACACATCGAAAAGGCTTCCAAAGATAAATAA
- a CDS encoding relaxase/mobilization nuclease domain-containing protein yields MLVKILGSSGDDFHGVIYNEKKIDSGKGELMLMKNFPSFINEESSSEEVRNYLRAISKSDRVKKPQFHAVISSRFQEETKEQLTETAEKFMDEMGYGKHPFLVIFHSDTENNHVHIVSTRVNKKSGRKINDSYEKLKAQKALAKVQEQIFGISQESTLNKLLCYRFASINQLETLLNRNGFRVAMNKADENSIDLLKNGVIQKTLDIGKISFQDSDDLSRKKQIKAIIAKYREICSPKVFKVEDSRKFEGLFEKQADSTPKIEFESELQKKMRDVFGIDIVFHHKDFKKPFGCTIIDHKTGSVFKGSEIFKMNEMFEFTENTIDKRMFERLKDFSIRDEKEKEVLIKSFNDDSIKDFMVFENKFRKTKEIYQFIRMDVLQYLKNGQNDQISIVKNDDGDFYAVHHRYNHIQDLKSLVGEKIIEQIFYPEQNLQESMGTIQKQESNLSKLIDELLKSSFTAKDPAEDELKKKRKKRK; encoded by the coding sequence ATGCTAGTTAAGATTTTGGGTTCGTCAGGCGATGATTTTCACGGCGTAATATACAACGAGAAAAAGATTGATTCGGGAAAAGGAGAACTGATGCTGATGAAGAACTTTCCGTCATTCATTAACGAAGAAAGCAGTTCCGAGGAGGTAAGAAATTACCTGAGAGCGATTTCCAAAAGTGACCGAGTGAAAAAACCACAGTTTCACGCCGTGATTTCGTCGAGATTTCAGGAGGAAACGAAAGAGCAACTCACCGAAACCGCCGAGAAATTTATGGATGAAATGGGATACGGGAAACATCCGTTTCTAGTGATTTTCCACAGCGATACCGAGAACAACCATGTCCACATAGTTTCCACGAGAGTCAATAAAAAATCGGGCAGGAAAATCAACGATTCCTATGAGAAACTGAAAGCACAAAAAGCATTGGCAAAAGTTCAGGAACAGATTTTTGGAATCAGCCAAGAATCAACCTTAAACAAACTCTTGTGTTACAGATTCGCTTCTATCAACCAATTGGAAACACTTCTGAACCGGAATGGATTCCGGGTAGCGATGAACAAGGCAGATGAAAATTCAATCGACCTCCTTAAAAATGGAGTGATTCAGAAAACGCTCGACATCGGAAAAATTTCATTTCAAGATTCAGATGATTTAAGCCGAAAGAAACAGATTAAAGCCATCATTGCCAAATACAGGGAAATATGCTCCCCGAAAGTATTTAAGGTGGAAGACAGCAGAAAGTTTGAAGGTTTGTTTGAAAAGCAAGCCGATTCTACACCAAAGATTGAGTTTGAAAGCGAACTTCAGAAGAAGATGCGCGATGTGTTTGGAATCGACATCGTCTTCCACCATAAAGATTTTAAGAAGCCTTTCGGTTGCACCATCATCGACCATAAAACAGGAAGCGTCTTCAAAGGAAGCGAGATTTTCAAGATGAACGAGATGTTTGAGTTTACCGAAAACACCATCGACAAAAGGATGTTTGAACGCTTGAAAGATTTCAGCATTCGGGACGAAAAGGAAAAGGAAGTTTTGATTAAATCCTTCAACGACGATTCCATCAAGGATTTTATGGTTTTTGAGAACAAGTTTAGAAAGACCAAGGAAATTTATCAGTTCATCAGAATGGATGTTTTACAATACCTGAAAAATGGACAAAACGACCAAATCTCCATAGTGAAGAACGATGACGGCGATTTTTATGCAGTACACCACCGATACAACCATATTCAGGACTTAAAGTCTTTGGTGGGGGAAAAAATCATCGAGCAAATATTTTATCCTGAACAAAATCTGCAGGAATCAATGGGAACTATTCAAAAACAGGAAAGCAACCTTTCAAAACTGATTGACGAACTCCTGAAATCTTCCTTTACCGCAAAAGATCCTGCCGAAGACGAGCTGAAAAAGAAAAGAAAAAAGAGAAAATAA